The segment gtgaccgtgacattggaatttatccgtcacaatttccagcaggtgataaatattactgtactaggcgtgtcgttgcttacagttattttgcatagttacactgctttttatactgtcttcacaatataagcatacctgcatctatatatgtatatgtctgattctgtatatatatatctcaaaatagacatatatgtagtagtcctactaaaagcagtaactaatatagcacgtgccattgcgtgctcatttacatgtgaattcccaaaatgcatagctgcagtggaagcaattgatggtgggcgaagatggggaacaacagggtagtacacatgtgtaacacatgttcatgagaaattattagtagctacaggtacagaacagaaatatgtatcatattattgtgtattttattgattttactccgacaaacatgacattactgcctattttaagcatgcatcaaagaaattgcatgtaacggcctacaaacatcactggcactaacacatctatagttgcttatgaaaaggtccatttttgctttatgtcatatacagacagcataatgaggcacacgtatcatatgttatgtcattgttttcataacttaaacactgcagatgactacttagctcatctaccattgtgttaaagcagctgcaattaatatctcatcacagcatacacttcaacagagggggtggggttcagcacacacactaattacagcctcatttcacggtcaacttagttcacaccatttgcacctgtttcaagtcattgaaaggtgtggctgattaggctttttggggaagggaatacctttcttacaacctgaatagcacaactgaagttaatcacactcatttgaaagcttaactctagctactaaatgccccaacaactcattacttatcaaagcgtacgtcacacattagttcactcatatctatagttgaactactatgaaagacacattatcacacactgcatgtgttgtcttgttgagtcacagccacattcaggtgtgccacatcttcgattaatgtaccacacatatcctctaccaaaaacaacactttttgcaatatgaccaccttcatgataaccattgtgaatggtcatctcatgatagttatgtacattatgatactgatatcactacacaacatatgatttttaggtacaaatttaatatatttttcctcacgcattactgcagaaccatagtatgttgtatgttagggaactcaaaagttctaagtacacaggcatgtacattgttattacaactatttatgttcactttcacacacacattttgggttaaggaaatgatgctgttagatactcataaatacagaacatacaataactgtttgttcaatatttacacatgtaaatgtaaaactaatgttattgttatatatagttgcccctggaggacatgtgtcacctgagatggaacaagtgtcttcacctgggtcagccagctcaacactactagaaggtgagtgtatcatttgctggccatataatatgtgctcttctatatgttatgttgtcatgtgcattatttgttttgcacatcttctttaaataggattacttagtgtcagtgaaaattaagtgtaaggcaacatgtattgtgttagtgatgttaattatcatgtaggacttctgagtttagagcaacttttcattcattcatatttcatactgagtccaaacattattcgtaagtcaaggtagtttttaatgaggttataaaacgtatgctaacatgttaggtgttacttaggacacagtacaattacatagtaacacagcatacattaacatgccatttaataatgtgtacatttctttttagaacatcatggtgatgaggatgatgagtatgatgaggatgacgccacagaagagactgaaatacaatcatgtgaccatgaagaggtgccaatagaaactgttgtaccgccaaatcgtccatcaacttccacatacgatgcaattgtagcttcagagggaaaaatagtggacgcagaaaatcgtcgccattcagacatgatgacagtgctggaaaggatgattggactgcaggaagaaacagtatcacaattggcacatctccacagagtcttcattgaagtgcctaaacagttgcaaaaaatcaacacctcattcgaagcattagttgttcagcaaacacaagctaattactggagaatgactaatgtaccacaattcaacacctcccagccaggatctgttcatgcaggtcagttttcaccacattcatctgatattcattcaccaggcccaaatgttaccggtcaagtagcagacattgctgtgcaggttcctgatgacatcctaccgctgccatctgtacaaattcagcagcagacacctacaaaggaggcgacaaaaacaaaataagacacacatgaaacagaccaaccatcacttgtgcagtgtctaccaacttgctcacatgtgtcactgggcacaagccctgtccgtgaacagtcactacccaaaagccctgtaggtgagtcgctgcccaaaagccctgtaggtgaatcgctgcccaaaagccctgtaggtgagtcgctgcccaaaagccctgtaggtgaatcgctgcccaaaagccctgtaggtgaatcgctgcccaaaagccctgtaggtgaatcactgcccaaaagccctgtaggtgagtcactggccacaagccctgtaggtgagtcactggccacaagccccgtaggtgaacagtcactggccacaagccctgcccgtgaagtgccagaggccactcaaagtggctctgttgtgcctaaagttggtggcaaaagaaaaaggaaaattcaagagacaacaagcaggcctgttactcgctcgcaaaaggaacaaaaaaaataaatgttataattcagaaaatatgtctttggccttgttttgttgacttcagattatctaattactattgtatgtatgctgaagactgtgttgtttccaaactttcaactatgttcttgtacacgtgaagttttggaaatgttaacactcataattaattgtgttataaatatttatgttgtaatcgtctgttcagtaatggtccaccaggagccagttgctaagtttagagaagctgccattgactttgcagcaaaacattgcatttgggtgtgttaattgatgtaagaattgcatatgcatattagtcacatgcaattattaaaacacctaagtaagtgcaaacatctttcttgtacgtgtacagcaggattatgtgtaaattattacttacctttgccttgcttggccattgtaattttgtcctttaatcagttgtgtgttcgtttctataacatctcagaat is part of the Ascaphus truei isolate aAscTru1 chromosome 9, aAscTru1.hap1, whole genome shotgun sequence genome and harbors:
- the LOC142503292 gene encoding uncharacterized protein LOC142503292 codes for the protein MLLLYIVAPGGHVSPEMEQVSSPGSASSTLLEEHHGDEDDEYDEDDATEETEIQSCDHEEVPIETVVPPNRPSTSTYDAIVASEGKIVDAENRRHSDMMTVLERMIGLQEETVSQLAHLHRVFIEVPKQLQKINTSFEALVVQQTQANYWRMTNVPQFNTSQPGSVHAGQFSPHSSDIHSPGPNVTGQVADIAVQVPDDILPLPSVQIQQQTPTKEATKTK